In the genome of Porphyrobacter sp. ULC335, one region contains:
- a CDS encoding AAA family ATPase has product MTMTLDDVRSLADAIRAEIAKAIVGQEAMVDMLLVALLSEGHVLLEGPPGTAKTFLANSFATALGLDFGRIQFTPDLLPGDILGSNLFNFQTSQFTLTRGPIFCDLLLADEINRTPPKTQAALLEAMQERRVTLDGETHLLPQSFMVVATQNPIENQGVYPLPEAQLDRFLFKLLVSYPAEHEEARIVATYGQRSGPQRPADLGVVAVTNAAGISAASAALSQVTVADEITTYVVRLIRATRDHSELTVGASPRAAVLLAGAARARAALEGRAYVIPDDVKALAVPVLRHRLTLSPAAEIEGRDMEALVAELVEATEAPR; this is encoded by the coding sequence GGAGGCGATGGTCGACATGCTGCTGGTGGCATTGCTGTCCGAAGGGCACGTGCTGCTGGAAGGCCCGCCGGGCACGGCCAAGACCTTCCTCGCGAATAGCTTTGCGACGGCGCTGGGCCTCGATTTCGGGCGCATCCAGTTCACGCCCGATCTGCTGCCCGGCGACATTCTGGGATCGAACCTGTTCAACTTCCAGACCAGCCAGTTCACCCTGACCCGCGGCCCGATCTTCTGCGACCTGCTGCTGGCCGACGAGATCAACCGCACCCCGCCCAAGACCCAGGCCGCGCTGCTCGAAGCCATGCAGGAACGCCGCGTCACCCTGGACGGGGAGACGCATCTGCTCCCCCAAAGCTTCATGGTCGTCGCCACTCAGAACCCGATCGAGAACCAGGGTGTCTATCCGCTGCCCGAGGCCCAGCTTGACCGCTTCCTTTTCAAGCTGCTGGTGTCCTACCCTGCCGAGCACGAGGAAGCGCGGATCGTGGCAACCTATGGCCAGCGCAGCGGCCCGCAGCGTCCCGCCGATCTCGGCGTGGTGGCGGTGACCAATGCGGCCGGCATTAGTGCTGCCAGCGCGGCGCTGTCACAGGTGACGGTGGCGGACGAAATCACCACCTATGTGGTCCGCCTGATCCGCGCGACCCGCGACCACAGCGAACTGACCGTCGGCGCATCGCCGCGTGCCGCCGTGCTGCTGGCCGGGGCCGCCCGCGCCCGCGCCGCGCTAGAGGGCCGCGCCTATGTCATCCCCGATGACGTCAAGGCGCTCGCCGTGCCGGTGCTGCGCCACCGGTTGACGCTCAGCCCCGCCGCGGAGATCGAAGGCCGCGACATGGAGGCGCTGGTCGCAGAACTGGTCGAAGCAACCGAGGCCCCCCGGTGA
- a CDS encoding stage II sporulation protein M: MKAPIISSWFGRGAVAAPPDIESAALRSDRFRLEREGDWRRLEDILARMERGGLRRIADDDLIALPALYRTAASSLSVARETSLDAATLAYLEALVQRAWFQVYGPRQGFIRWLRGFLLGGWSRAVRALWLDICIALFVMVTGTIVGWLLVAQDEAWYYRLFPAGAGETRVPGASREQLLKSLGHDEGAAGLAGFAAQLFSNNSGVCILAFALGFAFGIPSLMLLVQNMALLGAMLWLFNGQGLVVELAAWLSVHGTTELFGILLSGAAGLHIGRAMAFPGKLPVLDAAAAAGRRSAVVMVGVVIMMVVAAILEAYPRQLVEDTGSRFVIGGTMLTFWLSYFILYRPAGDAAAQEAG, from the coding sequence ATGAAGGCACCGATCATCTCATCGTGGTTCGGACGGGGTGCGGTTGCCGCGCCGCCCGACATCGAAAGCGCCGCGCTGCGTTCCGACCGCTTCCGGCTGGAGCGCGAGGGCGACTGGCGCAGGCTCGAGGATATTCTCGCCCGCATGGAACGCGGCGGATTGCGACGGATCGCCGATGACGATCTGATTGCGCTGCCCGCGCTGTACCGCACCGCCGCATCCAGCCTGTCGGTGGCGCGCGAGACATCGCTGGACGCGGCGACCCTCGCCTATCTCGAGGCGCTGGTGCAGCGCGCGTGGTTCCAGGTCTATGGCCCTCGACAGGGCTTCATTCGCTGGCTGCGCGGGTTCCTGCTGGGCGGATGGAGCCGCGCCGTCCGCGCGCTGTGGCTCGATATCTGCATCGCGCTGTTCGTCATGGTCACTGGCACCATCGTCGGCTGGCTGCTCGTGGCGCAGGACGAGGCATGGTATTACCGCCTCTTCCCCGCAGGGGCCGGAGAGACGCGCGTGCCGGGGGCAAGCCGCGAACAACTGCTGAAAAGCCTCGGGCATGATGAAGGGGCAGCGGGCCTCGCCGGGTTCGCCGCGCAGCTGTTCAGCAACAATTCGGGCGTCTGCATCCTCGCCTTCGCGCTGGGCTTTGCTTTCGGCATCCCTTCGCTGATGCTGCTGGTGCAGAACATGGCCTTGCTTGGCGCGATGCTGTGGCTGTTCAACGGGCAGGGGCTGGTGGTGGAACTGGCCGCGTGGCTCAGCGTGCACGGCACAACCGAACTGTTCGGCATTCTGCTGTCGGGCGCGGCAGGGCTGCATATCGGGCGGGCGATGGCCTTTCCCGGCAAGCTTCCGGTGCTCGATGCTGCTGCTGCCGCCGGGCGCCGCTCGGCGGTGGTGATGGTGGGCGTGGTCATCATGATGGTGGTGGCCGCGATACTCGAAGCCTACCCGCGCCAATTGGTCGAGGACACCGGCAGCCGCTTCGTGATCGGCGGTACGATGCTGACCTTCTGGCTGAGCTATTTCATTCTCTACCGCCCCGCCGGTGATGCCGCTGCGCAGGAGGCCGGATGA
- a CDS encoding DUF58 domain-containing protein, which yields MRVLRLVLNILLLPLRPLLIVAPTERAAWIAAALAPVAVLIAATAPGAWVAAPLMGGALLLLIALDAVMTGKLDGWEIRTAEDIEVGQPSVLAITARFAGRAPSRAEAALECDPRLAPDGRVTFALAPDPLAPGWRGETTLTPARRGTATVARAWMRWEGPLRLGARHVDYPLDKTIRIWPDLSPVRSPDLQAFLRNAQIGLIARRIRGEGTQFEALSEYEPGMDRRRIDWKASARHTRLFARENESERNNQIVFAFDCGQAMCEPVDGLPRIDRAVSAALTCGYVALKGGDKVALFGFARRPQIMTPFIGDARAFHRLQSAAAGLDYEPVEPNFTLALATLTTKLKRRSLVVIFSDFTDPTAAELMVESLGRLVNKHLVLFVTMTDSEVEDLVAAPPGDIATLARSVTADSLAQQRKLVLTRLRRLGIDVLEAPWETIGPRLIDRYLAIRSSEAIG from the coding sequence ATCCGCGTCCTTCGCCTTGTCCTCAATATCCTGCTGCTGCCCTTGCGGCCGCTGCTGATCGTCGCGCCGACCGAGCGCGCGGCGTGGATCGCGGCCGCGCTCGCCCCGGTGGCCGTGCTGATCGCCGCCACCGCGCCCGGCGCATGGGTGGCCGCGCCGCTGATGGGGGGCGCGCTGCTGCTGCTGATCGCGCTCGACGCGGTGATGACGGGCAAGCTCGATGGCTGGGAAATCCGCACGGCCGAGGATATCGAAGTCGGTCAGCCGAGCGTGCTGGCGATCACCGCGCGCTTTGCCGGCCGTGCGCCTTCGCGCGCCGAGGCAGCGCTCGAATGCGACCCGCGCCTTGCACCCGATGGCCGTGTGACCTTCGCGCTTGCCCCCGATCCGCTCGCACCGGGCTGGCGCGGCGAGACCACGCTTACCCCCGCCCGGCGCGGCACGGCCACGGTCGCACGCGCCTGGATGCGCTGGGAAGGCCCGCTGCGGCTCGGTGCGCGGCATGTCGACTATCCGCTGGACAAGACCATCCGCATCTGGCCCGACCTGTCGCCGGTGCGTTCGCCCGATTTGCAGGCCTTCCTGCGCAACGCCCAGATCGGCCTGATCGCCCGCCGCATCCGGGGCGAAGGCACGCAGTTCGAGGCATTGAGCGAGTACGAGCCCGGCATGGACCGGCGCCGGATCGACTGGAAGGCGAGCGCGCGTCACACCCGCCTGTTCGCCCGCGAGAACGAGAGCGAGCGCAACAACCAGATCGTTTTCGCCTTCGATTGCGGACAGGCGATGTGCGAGCCGGTGGACGGGCTCCCCCGCATCGACCGCGCGGTTTCCGCCGCGCTGACCTGCGGCTATGTTGCGCTGAAGGGCGGCGACAAGGTCGCGCTGTTTGGCTTTGCCCGGCGGCCCCAGATCATGACGCCCTTCATCGGCGACGCCCGCGCCTTCCACCGCTTGCAGAGCGCGGCGGCGGGCCTCGATTACGAGCCGGTGGAGCCGAACTTCACGCTCGCCCTCGCCACGCTCACCACCAAGCTCAAGCGCCGCTCGCTGGTGGTAATATTCTCCGACTTCACCGATCCGACCGCCGCAGAGCTGATGGTCGAGAGCCTCGGGCGGCTGGTGAACAAGCATCTGGTGCTGTTCGTCACCATGACCGACAGCGAGGTTGAAGACCTTGTCGCCGCACCGCCGGGTGACATCGCGACGCTCGCCCGGTCGGTCACCGCCGACAGCCTTGCCCAGCAGCGCAAGCTGGTGCTGACCCGGCTGCGGCGGCTCGGCATCGACGTGCTCGAAGCACCGTGGGAAACCATCGGCCCGCGCCTGATCGACCGCTATCTGGCGATCCGAAGCAGCGAGGCGATAGGATGA